In Alloyangia pacifica, the following proteins share a genomic window:
- a CDS encoding glycosyltransferase: MNRRPLAARSLAFGPETPWPAAITVPARNEAERIVPCLEAARMALRGRGGIVVVVNGSDDATFPRARDWFEATGTAGLLIDLADTPEGGVGAVRRQAVAAAAPRLASRGVVLTTDADSRVLPDWLDTNLSELTRADLICGSVLPDRDEFAQLPPIIAQRGAAEGEYVGLTLALRALIDPLAHDPAPCGLGAAGASLAFRMPLYTDTGGIPALPGNEDRAFAALAEGRGWRVRHSPDVRVSTSCRLDGRAPGGMAEALARRISDPDPMVDSALEPAHRTVQRSRLQRARRDGVAQFGPGSLQVARIDRQLAGLERTRMRLSDVARELPLLAAAVRAARADTERLTA; the protein is encoded by the coding sequence GTGAACCGCCGCCCCCTTGCCGCGCGCAGCCTTGCGTTCGGTCCGGAGACCCCTTGGCCTGCGGCGATCACAGTCCCGGCCCGAAACGAGGCGGAGCGGATCGTGCCCTGCCTCGAGGCGGCGCGCATGGCCTTGCGGGGGCGCGGAGGAATCGTCGTGGTCGTCAACGGCTCGGACGACGCGACCTTTCCCCGCGCCCGGGACTGGTTCGAAGCCACGGGCACGGCGGGGCTGCTGATCGATCTGGCTGACACCCCCGAGGGGGGTGTTGGCGCAGTGCGGCGGCAGGCCGTCGCCGCCGCGGCCCCCCGTCTCGCCAGCCGAGGCGTGGTGCTCACCACCGATGCCGACAGCCGGGTGTTGCCCGACTGGCTTGACACCAACCTGTCAGAGCTGACGCGGGCCGACCTCATTTGCGGTTCTGTCCTTCCGGATCGTGATGAGTTCGCGCAATTGCCTCCGATCATCGCGCAGCGCGGCGCCGCCGAGGGTGAGTACGTCGGCCTGACCCTCGCGCTCCGTGCGTTGATCGACCCGCTGGCGCATGACCCCGCCCCGTGCGGGCTCGGTGCCGCGGGCGCCAGCCTCGCGTTCCGGATGCCGCTCTATACCGATACCGGCGGCATCCCGGCGCTGCCGGGAAACGAGGACCGCGCCTTTGCCGCACTGGCAGAGGGTCGTGGCTGGCGCGTCCGGCATAGCCCAGACGTGCGTGTCTCGACGTCCTGTCGACTGGACGGGCGAGCGCCGGGCGGCATGGCCGAAGCCCTGGCGCGGCGCATTTCCGACCCTGATCCCATGGTGGACAGCGCGCTCGAACCTGCCCACCGGACAGTGCAGCGTTCGCGTCTGCAGAGGGCGCGGCGGGATGGCGTGGCACAGTTCGGCCCCGGGTCGCTGCAGGTGGCGCGGATCGATAGGCAACTGGCCGGACTGGAACGCACCCGAATGCGACTTTCGGACGTCGCGCGCGAATTGCCTCTTCTGGCCGCAGCAGTCCGCGCAGCGCGGGCGGACACGGAAAGGCTGACTGCATGA
- a CDS encoding catalase has product MKDENDIRKGNGGETHQVAGDSNETMTTQVGMPISDDQNTLKVGQRGPHLIEDQVFREKIFHFDHERIPERVVHARGYGAHGTFELTEDLSDLTRAKVLTEVGEKTEVFVRFSTVAGNKGSPDLARDVRGFAVKFYTKEGNWDLVGNNIPVFFIQDAMKFPDLIHAAKQEPDRGFPQAQTAHDNFWDFISLMPEAMHMALWIMSDRTIPRSFRFMEGFGVHTFRLVNAEGKSSFVKFHWKPRLGMQSVLWDEAVKINGADPDFHRRDLWDAIQKGDYPQWDLGLQVFDEDFADSFDFDVLDATKLIPEEVVPVRRVGTLTLNRMVDNFFAETEQVAFQTGNIVPGIDHSNDPLLQGRNFSYLDTQLKRLGGPNFNHIPINAPKCPFAHLQQDGHMAMHNPKGRVNYEPNSLGEGPREDLERGFTSYPAEEAGEKRRIRSETFADHYSQARQFYLSQTDVEKGHIADAFVFELSKVERLSIRQRMVGHLMVVDEDLAKTVADGLGLTQMPSAATPARDVIQTDASPALSMLANPPDSFAGRKLGVLVTDGIDGGAFEALKSAAESAGAQVTVIAEKVGGVTTARGKTIAADEKLDGAPSVLFDAVAVLASEDGAAKLANMHGARTFLGDAFAHMKFIALTAEAKSGFWSDAVPEKADEGVFILDGKPDDFIAACKALRFWERAS; this is encoded by the coding sequence ATGAAAGACGAAAATGATATCCGCAAAGGCAACGGCGGCGAGACCCACCAGGTGGCCGGTGACAGCAACGAGACAATGACGACGCAAGTCGGCATGCCGATCTCGGACGACCAGAACACGCTCAAGGTCGGACAGCGCGGACCGCACCTCATCGAAGATCAGGTCTTCCGCGAAAAGATCTTTCACTTCGACCACGAGCGCATTCCCGAGCGGGTCGTGCACGCCCGGGGTTATGGCGCTCACGGCACCTTCGAACTGACCGAGGACCTCTCGGACCTCACCCGCGCCAAGGTGCTCACCGAAGTGGGCGAGAAGACGGAGGTCTTCGTGCGCTTCTCCACCGTCGCCGGCAACAAGGGGTCCCCCGACCTCGCCCGGGACGTTCGCGGCTTCGCGGTGAAGTTCTATACCAAGGAAGGCAACTGGGACCTCGTCGGCAACAACATCCCCGTGTTCTTCATCCAGGACGCGATGAAGTTCCCGGACCTGATCCATGCCGCCAAGCAGGAGCCCGACCGCGGGTTCCCGCAGGCGCAGACGGCGCATGATAACTTCTGGGACTTCATCTCGCTGATGCCGGAAGCCATGCACATGGCGCTTTGGATCATGTCGGACCGAACCATCCCGCGGTCCTTCCGCTTCATGGAAGGGTTTGGCGTGCATACCTTCCGGCTCGTGAACGCCGAGGGCAAGTCGAGCTTCGTCAAGTTCCACTGGAAGCCCCGGCTGGGCATGCAATCGGTTCTCTGGGACGAGGCGGTCAAGATCAACGGCGCCGACCCCGATTTCCACCGCCGCGATCTTTGGGACGCGATCCAGAAGGGCGACTATCCGCAGTGGGATCTCGGTCTGCAGGTCTTCGACGAGGACTTCGCCGACAGCTTCGATTTCGACGTGCTGGACGCCACCAAGCTGATCCCCGAGGAAGTCGTCCCGGTGCGCCGCGTCGGCACGCTGACGCTGAACCGCATGGTCGACAACTTCTTTGCCGAGACCGAGCAGGTCGCCTTTCAGACCGGCAATATCGTCCCCGGCATCGACCATTCCAACGACCCACTGCTTCAGGGGCGGAACTTCTCCTACCTCGACACGCAGCTCAAGCGGCTGGGCGGGCCGAACTTCAACCACATACCGATCAATGCGCCGAAATGTCCCTTTGCCCACCTGCAACAGGACGGCCACATGGCGATGCACAATCCCAAGGGCCGGGTGAACTACGAGCCCAACAGCCTTGGCGAGGGCCCACGCGAGGACCTGGAGCGCGGCTTCACCTCCTACCCGGCCGAGGAGGCGGGAGAGAAACGGCGCATCCGGTCAGAAACCTTTGCCGACCACTACAGCCAGGCCCGGCAATTCTATCTCAGCCAGACTGATGTGGAAAAAGGGCACATCGCCGACGCCTTCGTCTTCGAGCTCTCCAAGGTCGAGCGCCTGTCGATCCGCCAGCGCATGGTCGGCCACCTGATGGTCGTCGACGAGGACCTTGCCAAGACGGTCGCCGATGGCCTGGGCCTGACCCAGATGCCGAGCGCGGCCACCCCCGCGCGCGACGTGATCCAGACCGACGCCTCGCCCGCGCTCAGCATGCTGGCCAACCCGCCCGACAGCTTTGCCGGCCGCAAGCTGGGCGTGCTGGTGACCGACGGGATCGACGGCGGTGCCTTCGAGGCGCTGAAGTCGGCAGCCGAAAGCGCCGGCGCGCAGGTCACGGTGATCGCCGAGAAGGTCGGCGGCGTGACCACCGCGCGTGGCAAGACCATCGCCGCGGATGAAAAGCTCGATGGCGCGCCGTCGGTCCTGTTCGATGCAGTAGCCGTCCTCGCCTCCGAGGATGGCGCAGCCAAGCTGGCAAACATGCACGGCGCGCGCACATTCCTCGGCGACGCCTTCGCGCACATGAAGTTCATCGCGCTGACGGCAGAGGCCAAATCCGGCTTCTGGTCTGACGCAGTTCCGGAAAAGGCCGATGAGGGGGTGTTCATTCTCGACGGCAAACCGGACGACTTCATCGCCGCCTGCAAAGCTCTTCGGTTCTGGGAACGGGCATCGTGA